CAACCGGAAATGCCAAGTCATGAAAAATAtagtagaaaatattttctttggagTCAATTGGAGATTCAGGAAGACTGATGCAAGATTTCGAGTCTAAATAGCACTCAACATGCAAAATTAGAAGATTATTTCTATTATAGAATGGAAATATCGTGGAGCTTCAAATTTGTGTGCTCATCGTCCTagtgtcgatataggatcattcactctcggtgtcataagaggaatatctcatgtgttcttgttcaaGCAAATCCCTGGTCAAGATCATTcagattaaaagagaaaaaattctccgggagaattcgattagagtgagactcgagtagaaaccatatgagcctaacaacaccatgcatAGTATACGATTTTTAGaaaattagatggataagagattatagatacatggtaactaaggacagatatgtcTAAAGAATTGCATTCCCCTGTATTATTTGGGGACTGCGGCATATTGGCATAGTACGTTTTAGTCGataaatcgagtgaattattatggaaataataattcactgagatagaatgagttctaataggtatgactcatggctagcttaatattgagcttagagggtcacacacatatggtatgtgTTAcaacgagtagagattcagataagaGATATTTGTCTTATAtcctattggatatccaataagctcctgaatgatTGGATCCTGTGgatgtggataagatccaataagagtcaatgagagattagtgGATAGAGATCTTGTTGAAAAatctggggtgacatcacatgcatagtgaaagaatagaaaataaaatcctagaattttacattgaaaataaggtttcatcatcgtgcaaagattgttgCGCAAAAACTCGCGAAACTGAAAACTGcacatataagaaagatgtgttacctaaaGAGATTGTATATTTCTAAAAATTtacagatctgtgggagaggatgaaagaggttaaCTATCGTCCTCTCTGGCGATGATCCACAGGGGTTGCCAAAACGCTCAACAAATCGTTGCCCAAATCTCTTCCTCGCGTGCATCACGTAATCAATAAGTGGTTGATCCTTCTTGTTGTACACACGCTTCAAATAGGGGCTatagtatgaggaggagagagagagaagagaataaGAGGTGACAGCTAAAAAGAACCCAACCCATGgctctttggttccctcatatttatagaggtcccttgtcaatttaactctaatggatcttaTCATATTGTgtactagatcttcatccaactactcaaacctcttagattagtgggtcactacccaataatatcttattggctctaattagatctcatccataagatccaataattcagaggcttaagggatatccaataaaatagggactCCCGAGGATATCTCATAATCGAACCTATACTCGtctcaatgcctaccatatgtgtgtaaccctctaggcccaatatcgagttagccgtgagttatacctatcaaaactccttttggctcagtgaataattcactcgactcatcgactacagatgtaTTAGGTCACTACGTCACAGCCCTCAGATGATACAGaagaatccaatcatttggatctatctgtcttcagttaccgtatatctatagtccctcaactATTTAAtacctcagagaccgtatattaggTATGGTACTATCAtgctcatacagtttctactcgagtctcactctaattggattctccctaagaactctttctttcttaattcgaatgaccctggccaaggaattgtttgagcaagaatacataggatattcctcttatgacaataagagtagatgatcctctatcgatacttaataaccctcgtaaggttggctatcactcttaAGAATCAGTTGTAcaagatctgaaacttctagacctataagtctggtatcaaagatgaagtactcatacaagacatctttgaTGTCTCAATTTTAAGGACCAGATGCACTATTAGGATGATAAAATCActgtttaacaataaggcatcattaactatccaacattctatgagcagatcaatcagtgaattcattatctaatgagcacctacactgtatcctaGTATCTCcaaacgagcagctatgagaccagttgtctctatcatatggacgagtatatagtacactagtctatccggttatctctatgtccctcttaagtaacctatgaccagaattattaaggtttgtgtttaaaagtgaatccgtctcattatcgtgatcttatcatgatttctATTGTATAAatacatggacatcataatatattcatgtaataaataatataaagtgataaaataccaaataatataataagcaaaaagagtgtgtgtcatgtcacacgtgccatcactcacgtgattggcttgcagggtacctatgactagtagatccattaatctaagaggcttaggtagttggatagagatccagtacccaatatgacaagattcattagggttaagttgatttgggacctctataaatatgagagatctAAAGGGTCATATGCTAAACTTTATTAGTTGCCACCTTATATTCTTCTCTCCCATTCTCCTCAActagtaggtgtggagatttgagcaACGATTCGAGGAGCGTCTTCGTAGCCTGTGGGTATGCTCTGTTCGGGTAGGCCTCTCGGGTTCATTGTCTGCTCTCGGGCTTCTTCTGTCCCGAGTTGCTCCCCGCTTGGCCTTTGCTATATCGGGTCGGTTGGGGGAGTTGCGAGTTACCCAATCTGTGGCATGAGCGGGACGATTGTTTGCATCATTCCCATCAAAGCCTATACTTGCTTGGCCAGGCCGAGGAACGCCTTGGGTGTAACAACCATGGGTCTTATGGTGTGTCCGGGGGGAGAAAACCTCGGGTAGTTGAACAGGCGCTAATAGCGATCTATCgtcgaggccgggatcccccTGTCTCTGTGGACGGGGAGGGGCTAATCTCCGAGCTTGGTGGAAGGGCGACCGACAGGTGGTTCTCCCTTAGGGAGAGCTCTTGCGTGATGCTcctgcgacatggccctccttctagggcCAAAAATGCTAGTGAACTAATGCgctgtggctgatgagtcagcacggcctggtccacgggtcaatgtcgggagtcttTGGACGGCTAAGCTGGTTGCCGAGGTCGGTTGAGCCCTTAGGACGGGGTGTTGGCGTCGGAATGTTGATTGGCATCTCTTGGTCGGGACGATCGCTCCTCGGGGTGTCCGCTCTCCTGGACAGAAGGCCCTAGGTGATGCGGGGATGTCGGTGCCACCTTGGAAGATACGCCGCTCGATCGGGATGGTCGCGCCTCGTGGGTGGCCGCTTCCCTATACAAAAGAACCTTGTCGGGTTATTATCAACTATGGCCCCTTGACAAGTAAGTCAGTGTGGGGTTCTCTCTTTTTTTGTCCTCCCCCTTGCCAGATGCCGACTAGgagtttttatactactgtacgagggtcggtcgtacgcagGTTTTTGGCGTGGCGGCCGGTACTCGAGGGGTGAGGATGTGCCTTGGCGAGGCGTCGGCCCAAGACGCGCGGAACGACGCCATACGGCATCGTCTCGAGCTTTCTAGGACATGACGTATCGGGGAATACCTCGGTACGGATCCTAGCTTGGCAGGTGGGAGTGCTCTGCTTACTGACCTGATGGTGGCGTGGCGTGGTGTTGGTGGTGACATGACCAGGGCCTAAAATAtcatcgttagagaggaggatagttgacctccttcattctcttcCATAAATatgtaggaattcagggatatacgatctccctagataacacaatctcctTTGTACGCGCGGTTTTCTATTTTACGAGTTTTTACACGCCAAGCTTCGCAAGATGACGAACACCTTTtagaaaatttaatatttttattttctgtttttgcactgcacatgtgatgtcgcccttagaTTTCCCTATGATAGTGTCATATTGACACTTATACATAGGAACTTTTTGAGATGATATATTACCTTGGATTCCTTGTTACGAGATAATTTGTAGCTTACAAAATTCATCTTTGTATTATGAATTGTCCATCAAGTATTTTTTAAGATATCTATTTATGAAATCTTGAGTTTAATGTttctattaatttattttttataaattcttaAAAGATCCTAGAACGTTAATCCCTTTGGATCAATATATAAAAGTGACATACGACTtagaaaaaatcaaataaaattaaatataaatatatatttatgaagaataaaataaaattttgtattACTTAATCATATCCTACATATCTACGATCTGCACcatcaaaccaaaaaaaaaagggggttatCTCTCCAACGTAGCCGAAGTATTGAACTCTCAAGTCTCCCCAACACGTTTCCATGTGTCGACCGCCACGCCATATCCTTATCCGCTCCTCTTTAATTATTGACCACACCACCatccgtgatcgtcgccagtcACGTCTTCGTCGTCGAGATGCTCTACACGACCCTCATCACGTGATACACGCTTTCCTCGAGGAAGCCACGGACGAGGGGTTGGGCGGTACACCTCCACTCCACCCCGACATCACAGCCATGGCGATCCGCTATAAGTAGCCTCTCTCCCTCTTCCCCAACATCATCTTCTGCAGAAGAAAGGGAGGAGTTTGGTGCACACAACACGATGGTGAGACGCTCTCTATACACACATAGTTTTCTGTCTGTGGAACAGTTTGGGTACCTCCGTGCGTTGTGTGTTGACGTCGATGGTGATGCAGAACGGAGCGATCAAGGTGGGAGCATGGGGAGGGAACGGAGGGTCGGCCTTCGACATGGGACCTGCTTATCGTATCATCAGCGTCAAGATTTTTTCCGGAGACGTGGTCGACGCCGTGGACGTCACCTTCACCTACTACGGGAAGACGGAGACCCGACACTTCGGTGGCAGCGGTGGTACTCCCCACGAGGTTCGCATCACTACCAATCTCAAAGCTCATAGATGACTGTAGATTAATGGCTTCTACTTGGATGCAGATTGTTCTGCAGGAGGGCGAGTATCTGGTGGGAATGACGGGAGAATTTGGTAACTACCATggagtggtggtggtggggaagcTTGGCTTCCGCACCAACAAGAAATCCTACGGACCTTTCGGCAACACGGGAGGGACTCCCTTCTCCCTTCCTATAGCAGCAGGCAAGATCTCTGGCTTCTTCGGCCGTGGCGGCGATTTTCTTGACGCCATTGGGGTCTACTTGGAGCCATAATTGGACACTGCAGTAAATCACAAGAGTTGCTATGTGCTACTTTGAGTGATGAGATGAACGATGTCTGCAATAAATGGATTGGTGTTTGCCATCCCCAGCTGTTGTTGGATGTTGCTTGGAATAATAATGATATGGTGTGTTATTATCAGAGCAATTGCATCACTGATTGGTTTGAGACTTCAGCCTTTAGGATCGCATAAATATATAAacgaaaataaattaatttgatgTAGATAGTGATTGGAGCAATATTTTTTGGGTTTGTCAATTGACTTCGCAGTGGTGTTAtatgagcactcatacatgaagaTTTTTTGGCGTAATTGTCTTGCCTTAGACCTTTACTCATGCGATTACTCACAacctataaaattaatttttatattttatattatctatctAGTGTTTTTATCTAAATGTTTATTTATGAGATCTTGAGTTTAGTACTTCTACTAATCCGTTTTCTCTTTTTAGGTCCTTAGAAGATCTAAGGAGATTACGATGAGGCTAATCCTTGATGAACATACAAGGgtactccaaaatctagataaaaTCAACTAAATCTGTAAATCTCTAATTACACACGTAACCATCAACCTAGAAAAGAAGAATAAATCAACATAAATGAGATGAGAATATATCTCTAAAAAGAATCCTTGACTATTAAAAGGGGAAtccattagatcaaataattatttAATCCTTACATAAAAGGTAGTATTGATCTTTCAATGTAGAATTGCTAGATGTTCATTAcataaaaagtaaaagaaaattaGGAACCCATTAGCAAATCAGCAACGTTTTAAAAAGTACAATTTGTGGGCAAAGATCCAAAAGTCGTACAAGCAGATGGACAAAACGATATGGGGACTCTGGGTTTTGTGGTCCAACATGCAATAATTCATCATTGATTTCATAAAAGTTATGGTTCACCTCAAAGGAGGAAACGCTTTCGTCTAGAATAGAGGAATCACAACAGGAAATGCCAAGCCATGAAAAATAtagtagaaaatattttctttagagTCAATTGGAGATTTACTCGAGTCTGAATAGCACTGGTCGGAGTGTCCCTTCCAAAGGAAGATTTCAAAAACATACAAAGTTGCAGATTATTTCTATCATAGAATGGAAATATTGTGGAGCTCAGTTGTTCGTTGGATTTGTGCTCAACGTCCTAGTTTAAATTTGATGTTAGATAGATTAAAAAAAGAGAATTAATCACCGATAAAGTTGGTGGAAGTGACATTAAATTTATACAATTAAAGTGAAACATTGAAGTCTAAATGTACGATCTTATATGTGCATTGATCATCTTCTTTTGGGATGCTCTAATGGTGAGGAAGGAGGAAAAGTAAAGGGTGTGAGCTATAGATGAATTCACTTTTTGTATTATGTTTGTAAAaggtataaaatataatattatatttacgaAAAGTATGAAcactattttttttaatgttattaagTAATAAGGTAAATTTTattaagaaagaagagaagaataaaaatcatgtttttctAATGACTTATAATAATTCGAAAGAAaattgatttatgatatagtATCTAGATACAAGAtctttaaattatatatgttacATTAAAGAATGTTTTCTGAACTAAATATAAGTTATTTCGGTAATATTATATTTGGTGATCTATCTCAAATACTAGTAAGAGGGTAAAATTTTTCTTAAACTTAACAATGACAAAGAATTATATATTTCAGATGTTTATAATGTTCCTaagatgaaaaataatattagaaACTTAGaacaattattcaaaaaaaattatgatatctagatgaaagatatgactcttTCAATTCCTAATAAGAATTGaataagaataaaaatattaattttacatctgaaaatgataaaaaatagagtgttttctctatttttttttattttttttatcagtcaaattattttaaaacttatattaacgataattttatattatgacAACTTAGATATGTTGACTTAAATTTTAAGACTTCAAAACTTCTAGAGAAATATAATATAGTAATAGGATTGCTAAGAATCGATCGTGAATCGAAATTATATAAAGTGCGTGTTCTTAGGCAAGCAATAAAGAAAACTTTTAAAattaagaagaacaaaaagatcATGTCATCGACTAGATCTAGTGTACTTAGATGTTTATGGCCCTATTAGTCCAGTATTAGTTAGAGAAAGCTAGTATTTTCTTATCTTCACGAATGATCATAGTGACAAAATTTAGGTTTACATGTTAAATGAAAAGAAATAagttctaaaaaaaattaaaaaaaataagtattTAGTTAAAAAACAAAGTAGTTGTAAGGTTAAATATTTAAGAATAGATAATAGTGATAAATATATATCATatgaatttaatttttataaaaataataaaattttacattaattCACTATGTCATACACATCTCAATAAAATAATATCTCAAAAAGATAAAATAGGACTATACTTAATATGATTCGATATATATTAAAGGAGAATCTTAGAGAGATACTATTGCTTGTGTAGTTTATTTACTTAACAGGTTTTCGACAATGTGAATTAATAATGTTACAATAGAAAGTAGAGAGCTTACAGAAACTAAGAGTCAATtatttgagaatttttggaagtaCTATATTTACTAAGATACTAAAAGAGAAGCGAATAAAACTTGAGGATAAAAGTCAAAATTACATCTTATTAGGTTATGCCAAaaattttaatgattatttttagGATCGTGAAGACACTAAGAGGAGAGTgagggcgtgaattagtgctatcaaaATAAAGTTCGGatttaaaaatttcgatcaataaAACCCGTATCGGAAATGTGTTTAACTGAAAATGTGAATAAGGGTAGTGAAAAAGAAAATAAGTAAATAATGACAAGGCAAGACAAGAAggatgcaaactgatttatagtggttggtcgtctcctaattcctcttcgctcgaggccatcggctttcactattgatctttgtttcaatggacgaagatcaactactcttgttaCAAACCTTCTCCTATTCACAAGCTTACGAGAGAACCTTTTTacctctcttcttcttttaacaatattaggagagaacctttacacctctcttttacataAGACATCACACTTCCTTAGTATAACCTCTACACTCAAGGAGGAAGATATTCAACCACTTTCAAGagagtttataacacttttatgctTAATAATTTCTACTCTATCACGCAAGCATGAGtgaagtatttatagaccccaaatgacttgaaAAATAtaaccaaaaatttaaattcccaAGTTTTCTGGGTATTAGCAGTACTACCGCCAGCGCTAGGCGATAATATCACCAAATAGAACCCAAGAATCTGggctctagtagtaccatcgtCAACCTATGCGATACTACCGtcgttaggtggtaccaccaccaacattgggcggtactatcgtcgAGATTCTCGGATAAGCACAAATAATGCTTTCCTACTCTAAGGTGGTACCATTGTTTGATCCTGATAGTGCCATTACCTAGCCCAACCCTaggtcactgaattggcctttcaataggcccaattcgatCCTGCTTCTAGCCCAAAGGGCTCATAATCAAGTTGGTAATGTTaggcccaaaaccaactcaattagactcttaaCAACTCTAATTATAATAATGCATACTTTTCGTCTGAACTTCTAATGCACCGTCCTTTACTTCAACGTATTGCCCGATTCATCAACATATTAACCTCCCACAATATTTGATCTTTATGGGGCAATATCCGATCATTTTGACCCGATGCTCAAACTTATGGCACGACATCCGTCCTCCGACAtatcgaccaatcctccagctTGACGTTCAATCTTTGACATGATGCTCttcggcccaatgtctgattctcctacttcaacaatttatcatttgatggctCAAGTCAatgatcgaagtttctcctaCATAACTTATCTCAAACACTTATTAgtctataaactcatcaattgattttatcatcaaaatttgagatttaatagtTATAAATTCTATAATCCTATCATAAACAAAGTTGTGACATCAAGAAATGTTAAGTTTGATAAATAAAAGATTTAGAACTGAAAAATTGATGAGCAGAATAAGAAAATTATAGCTTTAGGAGATAATAACATAATACAAGTAAGTATTGAAGAATATTTGCTTGAATTATCAGCTAGATTGGATatgtcacatgattcaagaagtctgaTTATAAGAATAAGAAAACTATAGCTTTAGGAGATAACAAAGAATTATATATTTCAGATGTTTATGATGTTCTtgatatcaaaaataatattatgagcttggggtaattatttaaaaaatattatgatatttagatgaaagatatgactcATTTAATTCCtaataagaataaaatattaattttacatatggaaatgataaaaaaaagagtatttcctctatattttttatattttttgatcaatcaaattattttaaaacttACATTAAGGATAATTCTTCATTATGACATCTCAGGTATATTTACTTAAATTTTGAGACTTTAAACCTTCTAGAGAAGTATTATATAGTAACATGATTGCTAAGAATTGATCGCTCATCAAAGTTATATAAAGTGTGCGTCATGGGAAGCAAGAAAGAAAACCTTTCAAattaagaagaacaaaaagatcAAGTTATCGACTGGATCAAGTGCACTCAGATATTTATAGTCCTATCAATctagtatcacttggaggaagtTAATATTTTCTTATCTTCCCTAATGATCATAGTGGAAAAATTTAAGTTtacatattaattaaaaaaaatttctaaacaaatttaagaatttaATTAAAAGATAAATTGAATGTAAGATTAAGTGTTTAATAATAGATAATGGTGgtaaatatatatcaaataaatttaattttttttataaaaataataaaattttatattaattcacTATGTCATACACATGTCAATAAAATATTATCCCAGAAAGATAAAATATGATTATACTTAATATGATTCGATACatgttaaaggaaaaaagaattcttAAAGAATCTTCGAGAGATATtattgcttgtgcagtttatGTGCTTAATAGGTTTCCAATAAAGTAAATTAGAATATTACACTAGAAAGTATAGGGTTTACAGAAACCAAGAGTTGATTATTTGAGAATTTTTAGATTTGTGATATGCCAAAAGAGAAGAGAACAAAACTTGAAGATAAAAGTCAAGATTGCATCTTGTTAGATTATGTCGAGAATTTCAATGGTTACAAATTCTATAATCTTATCATAAACAAAGTTGTAATATaaagagatattgagtttgataaATACTATATTTAGAACTGAAAAATTGATGAATAGAATGAGAAAGCTATAACTTcaaaagataataatataatACAAACAAGCATCAAAGAATCTTTGCTTGAATTATCACCTAGATTGGTTAGGTCACGTAATTCAAAAAGTCtgattataagaaggacaagaatGATTCAAGAGCTATATAATATGACTCGAAGAATTGATACTAATAATGATaagctttatttattttatctttttccaAGATATGCTCCATTAACATTCAAAGAAGCTTGTAGAAAGGAAAAATAATGAGAAGCTATAAACGAAAAAATTCTTGCtattaataaaaatgatacataggagcttactacacttttaaaaaattacaaagcAATCAATGTTAAAAGGATCTTCAAAATAAAAGGAAATGCATAAGAGGAGGTTGAGAGGTAGAGAAATACAAAGCTCGATTAATTACAAAGGGATACAAACAGTAATATGGGATGACTATGAAGAAGTATCCATACCAATTGCTCGACTAGAGACAATTAGATTACTTATCTCCCTAGCActcaaatgaaatgaaaaaatttaaatggatgttaaatcaatatttcttaatggatttcttaaaaaaaaagtatatgtTCAACaacctcatgatt
This genomic stretch from Musa acuminata AAA Group cultivar baxijiao chromosome BXJ3-9, Cavendish_Baxijiao_AAA, whole genome shotgun sequence harbors:
- the LOC135648629 gene encoding protein GOS9-like — its product is MNGAIKVGAWGGNGGSAFDMGPAYRIISVKIFSGDVVDAVDVTFTYYGKTETRHFGGSGGTPHEIVLQEGEYLVGMTGEFGNYHGVVVVGKLGFRTNKKSYGPFGNTGGTPFSLPIAAGKISGFFGRGGDFLDAIGVYLEP